A section of the Telopea speciosissima isolate NSW1024214 ecotype Mountain lineage chromosome 3, Tspe_v1, whole genome shotgun sequence genome encodes:
- the LOC122655718 gene encoding pro-cathepsin H-like isoform X2: protein MAMKFRSSVSFLALLSLVLVCCSAAVYAGSAFEDENPIRLVSDGFKDFQSSLLRIVGDTRHAISFARFAWRYEKRYETVDETKLRFRIFRENLDLIRSTNRKGLPYTLAVNEFADLTWEEFRTQKLGAAQNCSATTKGNHIISDVDLPDLKDWRVEGIVSPVKNQGHCGSCWTFSTTGALEAAYTQAFGKSISLSEQQLVDCAGSFNNFGCRGGLPSQAFEYIKYNGGLDTEEAYPYTAADGVCKYTSENVGVKVFDSVNITQGAEDELQHAVGAVRPVSIAFEVVKEFRLYSKGVFTSTTCGSTPMDVNHAVLAVGYGVENDVPYWLVKNSWGASWGDSGYFKMEMGKNMCGIATCASYPVVA, encoded by the exons ATGGCCATGAAATTCCGGAGCTCTGTCTCGTTCTTGGCCCTACTTTCACTGGTCCTTGTCTGCTGCAGCGCCGCCGTATATGCCGGATCCGCCTTTGAAGACGAGAACCCCATCCGATTGGTATCAGATGGCTTCAAAGACTTCCAATCTTCTCTCCTCCGCATCGTCGGCGACACTCGACATGCTATCTCCTTCGCACGCTTTGCCTGGAG GTATGAGAAGAGGTACGAAACAGTGGATGAGACAAAGCTTCGTTTTAGGATTTTTAGGGAGAACCTGGACCTGATCAGATCCACCAACAGAAAGGGCCTCCCTTATACACTCGCCGTCAACG AGTTCGCCGATTTGACCTGGGAGGAGTTCCGGACCCAGAAGCTCGGTGCTGCACAAAACTGCTCTGCCACCACAAAGGGCAATCACATAATATCCGATGTCGATCTCCCTGATTTG AAAGACTGGCGAGTGGAGGGGATTGTTAGCCCAGTCAAGAATCAGGGCCACTGTGGATCTTGCTGGACATTCAG TACCACTGGAGCTCTGGAGGCAGCTTACACCCAGGCCTTTGGGAAGTCCATTTCTCTGTCTGAGCAGCAGCTGGTGGACTGCGCCGGTTCCTTCAATAACTTTGGGTGCCGTGGCGGTTTGCCTTCCCAAGCCTTTGAGTACATAAAATACAATGGTGGTCTGGACACCGAAGAAGCATATCCTTACACCGCAGCAGATGGAGTTTGCAAATACACTTCGGAGAATGTTGGTGTAAAGGTTTTTGATTCGGTCAACATTACC CAGGGGGCAGAGGATGAGTTACAGCATGCTGTCGGAGCTGTTCGGCCAGTTAGTATTGCATTCGAAGTGGTGAAAGAATTCCGGCTCTACAGTAAAGGTGTTTTCACCAGCACCACCTGTGGTAGCACTCCAATG GATGTGAACCATGCTGTTCTCGCTGTCGGATATGGAGTAGAGAATGATGTTCCATATTGGCTCGTCAAGAACTCATGGGGAGCAAGTTGGGGCGACAGTGGCTACTTCAAGATGGAGATGGGGAAGAACATGTGTG GTATTGCGACTTGCGCATCCTACCCTGTCGTAGCTTAG
- the LOC122655718 gene encoding pro-cathepsin H-like isoform X1, producing the protein MAMKFRSSVSFLALLSLVLVCCSAAVYAGSAFEDENPIRLVSDGFKDFQSSLLRIVGDTRHAISFARFAWRYEKRYETVDETKLRFRIFRENLDLIRSTNRKGLPYTLAVNEFADLTWEEFRTQKLGAAQNCSATTKGNHIISDVDLPDLKDWRVEGIVSPVKNQGHCGSCWTFSTTGALEAAYTQAFGKSISLSEQQLVDCAGSFNNFGCRGGLPSQAFEYIKYNGGLDTEEAYPYTAADGVCKYTSENVGVKVFDSVNITMGAEDELQHAVGAVRPVSIAFEVVKEFRLYSKGVFTSTTCGSTPMDVNHAVLAVGYGVENDVPYWLVKNSWGASWGDSGYFKMEMGKNMCGIATCASYPVVA; encoded by the exons ATGGCCATGAAATTCCGGAGCTCTGTCTCGTTCTTGGCCCTACTTTCACTGGTCCTTGTCTGCTGCAGCGCCGCCGTATATGCCGGATCCGCCTTTGAAGACGAGAACCCCATCCGATTGGTATCAGATGGCTTCAAAGACTTCCAATCTTCTCTCCTCCGCATCGTCGGCGACACTCGACATGCTATCTCCTTCGCACGCTTTGCCTGGAG GTATGAGAAGAGGTACGAAACAGTGGATGAGACAAAGCTTCGTTTTAGGATTTTTAGGGAGAACCTGGACCTGATCAGATCCACCAACAGAAAGGGCCTCCCTTATACACTCGCCGTCAACG AGTTCGCCGATTTGACCTGGGAGGAGTTCCGGACCCAGAAGCTCGGTGCTGCACAAAACTGCTCTGCCACCACAAAGGGCAATCACATAATATCCGATGTCGATCTCCCTGATTTG AAAGACTGGCGAGTGGAGGGGATTGTTAGCCCAGTCAAGAATCAGGGCCACTGTGGATCTTGCTGGACATTCAG TACCACTGGAGCTCTGGAGGCAGCTTACACCCAGGCCTTTGGGAAGTCCATTTCTCTGTCTGAGCAGCAGCTGGTGGACTGCGCCGGTTCCTTCAATAACTTTGGGTGCCGTGGCGGTTTGCCTTCCCAAGCCTTTGAGTACATAAAATACAATGGTGGTCTGGACACCGAAGAAGCATATCCTTACACCGCAGCAGATGGAGTTTGCAAATACACTTCGGAGAATGTTGGTGTAAAGGTTTTTGATTCGGTCAACATTACCATG GGGGCAGAGGATGAGTTACAGCATGCTGTCGGAGCTGTTCGGCCAGTTAGTATTGCATTCGAAGTGGTGAAAGAATTCCGGCTCTACAGTAAAGGTGTTTTCACCAGCACCACCTGTGGTAGCACTCCAATG GATGTGAACCATGCTGTTCTCGCTGTCGGATATGGAGTAGAGAATGATGTTCCATATTGGCTCGTCAAGAACTCATGGGGAGCAAGTTGGGGCGACAGTGGCTACTTCAAGATGGAGATGGGGAAGAACATGTGTG GTATTGCGACTTGCGCATCCTACCCTGTCGTAGCTTAG
- the LOC122654472 gene encoding probable GTP diphosphokinase RSH2, chloroplastic, with protein MAVPTIALYASPPSSVCSTPHPCQINSHAYSDYELNPRPPSSSPSSAQKPIVGGLSCLFSSPSVRHASSFSGGGDELGSIWHERGEELSSSFSYSPYSSLSSSLKCRDHSPVSVFQGPVSCSSGGVTSSRSPPMRIARERNGDLHLQASCRTGGNGLFNGFVRNALGSCLDYDSPSFPMPGNLDADSSVTLVDEFTFNMEDNFAETRCEPYAKELLLGAQLRHKIFYDDFVVKAFYEAEKAHRGQMRASGDPYLQHCIETAVLLAMVGANSTVVAAGLLHDTVDDSFMNYDYIRRTFGTGVSDLVEGVSKLSQLSKLARENNTANKTVEADRLHTMFLAMADARAVLIKLADRLHNMMTLEALPLDKQLRFAKETLEIFAPLANRLGISTWKEQLENLCFKHLNPDQHEELSSKLVKSFNDEMITSSVEKLEQALKDGEIPYHVLSGRHKSLYSIYRKMLKKKLTMDEIHDIHGMRLIVENEEACYAALRIVHQIWPEVPGKFKDYIVNPKFNGYQSLHTVVMGEDMVPLEVQIRTTEMHLQAEFGFAAHWRYKEGDCKYSSFVLQMVEWARWVVTWQCETMSKDQTSSHGNSNSIRPPCSFPSHTDDCPYSYVPRCGEDGPVFVIMMENDKMSVQEFPANSTMMDLMDRAGRGNSKWYPYWFSVKEELRPRLNHEPVSDPTCKLKMGDVVELTPAIPDKSLTVYREEIQRMYDRDSNISVSSQGVTSSSGWRP; from the exons ATGGCGGTACCAACTATTGCGTTGTATGCGAGCCCTCCGAGTAGTGTGTGTTCGACTCCGCACCCTTGCCAGATCAATTCGCACGCATATTCGGACTACGAGTTGAACCCTCGGCCACCGTCTTCATCACCTTCTTCAGCGCAGAAGCCAATTGTTGGTGGGCTATCGTGCCTCTTTTCTTCCCCATCCGTGAGACACGCATCGAGCTTCTCTGGGGGCGGAGATGAGCTAGGATCTATATGGCACGAGAGAGGGGAGGAATTAAGTAGCTCGTTTAGCTATTCGCCATACTCTTCTTTGAGTTCTTCACTCAAATGTAGAGACCACAGCCCTGTATCGGTCTTTCAAGGTCCTGTTTCTTGCAGTAGCGGTGGTGTTACTTCTTCTAGAAGCCCGCCGATGAGGATTGCCCGTGAACGGAACGGGGATCTGCACTTACAGGCTTCTTGTAGAACGGGCGGCAATGGACTCTTTAACGGATTTGTCCGAAATGCTTTGGGTTCTTGTCTGGATTATGATTCCCCTAGCTTCCCCATGCCAGGCAACCTTGATGCAGATTCTTCCGTTACCCTGGTGGATGAATTTACCTTCAACATGGAAGATAATTTCGCGGAGACAAGGTGCGAACCATACGCTAAAGAGCTGCTTTTGGGTGCTCAGTTAAGACACAAGATCTTCTACGATGATTTTGTTGTTAAGGCATTCTATGAAGCAGAAAAAGCACATAGGGGTCAG aTGCGGGCAAGTGGCGATCCATATTTGCAGCATTGCATTGAAACTGCAGTTTTGCTTGCTATGGTTGGTGCTAATTCAACGGTGGTGGCGGCAGGGCTTCTGCATGACACTGTTGACGATTCTTTTATGAATTATGATTATATTCGTCGGACATTTGGGACTGGAGTGTCGGATTTGGTAGAAGGG GTATCAAAGCTGAGTCAGTTGAGCAAGCTTGCCCGAGAAAACAATACTGCAAATAAAACTGTTGAAGCAGACCGCTTGCATACTATGTTTCTTGCAATGGCAGATGCTAGGGCTGTACTTATTAAACTGGCTGACCGTCTGCACAACATGATGACACTAGAGGCTTTGCCTTTGGACAAGCAACTGAGGTTTGCAAAGGAGACGTTGGAGATCTTTGCTCCGTTGGCCAACCGACTTGGTATCTCAACTTGGAAGGAGCAGCTTGAAAACCTTTGCTTTAAACATCTCAACCCAGATCAGCATGAAGAACTTTCTTCCAAGCTTGTGAAGTCCTTCAATGATGAAATGATCACTTCATCCGTTGAGAAATTGGAGCAAGCTCTGAAAGATGGAGAGATTCCTTATCATGTCCTCTCTGGGCGACACAAGAGCTTGTACAGCATTTACCGCAAGATGTTGAA GAAGAAGTTAACCATGGATGAGATCCATGATATCCATGGCATGAGACTGATCGTTGAGAATGAAGAAGCTTGTTATGCAGCACTTAGAATTGTTCATCAGATATGGCCAGAAGTGCCTGGAAAATTCAAAGACTACATAGTCAATCCAAAATTCAATGG TTACCAATCTCTTCACACGGTGGTAATGGGTGAAGACATGGTCCCACTGGAAGTTCAGATTCGAACAACGGAGATGCATTTGCAGGCAGAATTTGGATTTGCAGCTCACTGGCGATACAAGGAAGGGGATTGTAAATACTCTTCTTTTGTGCTTCAGATGGTGGAGTGGGCCAGATGGGTGGTCACTTGGCAGTGTGAGACAATGAGCAAGGAccagacctcatcccatggcaaTTCCAACTCCATTAGGCCCCCATGTTCATTTCCTTCTCATACTGATGATTGTCCATATTCTTATGTACCTCGCTGTGGAGAAGATGGACCTGTTTTTGTCATCATGATGGAGAATGATAAG ATGTCTGTTCAAGAGTTTCCGGCAAACTCAACTatgatggatctgatggatAGAGCTGGGCGGGGAAACTCAAAATGGTATCCATACTGGTTTTCTGTTAAGGAAGAGTTGAGACCTAGACTGAATCACGAGCCTGTGAGTGATCCTACATGCAAGCTGAAAATGGGGGATGTGGTGGAGCTGACTCCAGCCATACCTGATAAATCCTTGACTGTGTACAGGGAAGAGATCCAGCGGATGTATGACCGTGACAGCAACATATCTGTCTCAAGCCAAGGGGTTACCAGTAGCTCTGGCTGGAGACCTTGA
- the LOC122656460 gene encoding uncharacterized protein Mb2734 yields MGASRLSLVSLFGYSLRRKYKSAGLSPKTIEVDAETTLHFWGPKPSSESTGKPPLLLIHGFGPSGIFQWQHQIRPLSAHFDLYVPDLIFFGKSTTKSSERSEVFQAVSLGKLFDKLELKRFSVMGTSYGGMVAYHMASMWPERIEKVVIASSAVNMVRKDEEETRERAKVERIDELMLPSTAPQLRNLFRLAVFKPPSILPNFLLNDLLSTLFNENREEKMELLKGLTIGSDDVAHVSPLQVEALIVWGEQDQIFPLKKAIDLKGLLGGKVELEILNNTSHVPQIEDPKQFNAIVKKFLC; encoded by the exons ATGGGTGCCTCTCGCCTAAGCCTCGTCTCCTTATTTGGATACTCTCTCCGCCGTAAGTACAAGTCGGCCGGCCTCTCGCCGAAAACCATAGAGGTAGATGCTGAAACCACCCTCCATTTCTGGGGTCCTAAACCGAGTTCAGAATCCACTGGGAAACCACCACTTCTTTTAATCCATGGTTTTGGCCCAAGTGGTATATTTCAATGGCAACACCAGATCCGACCGCTCTCCGCTCACTTCGACCTTTACGTTCCCGATCTCATATTCTTTGGTAAATCGACGACAAAGTCATCCGAGAGATCAGAGGTTTTCCAGGCGGTTTCTCTGGGAAAGCTGTTCGACAAGTTAGAGTTGAAACGATTTAGTGTTATGGGAACGAGCTATGGTGGTATGGTGGCGTATCATATGGCGTCGATGTGGCCGGAAAGAATCGAGAAAGTGGTGATTGCGAGCTCCGCCGTGAATATGGTACGGAAAGATGAAGAGGAGACTCGGGAGAGAGCGAAAGTGGAGAGGATTGATGAACTTATGTTGCCGAGTACGGCACCGCAGTTACGAAACTTATTTAGACTTGCGGTCTTCAAGCCTCCTTCGATATTACCGAATTTCCTGCTCAACGACCTTCTCTCC ACATTGTTTaatgaaaatagagaagagaagatggaactTCTCAAGGGACTGACAATTGGAAGTGATGACGTGGCACATGTTTCTCCTCTCCAAGTG GAAGCCTTGATTGTATGGGGAGAGCAAGATCAGATATTCCCATTGAAGAAGGCTATTGACCTTAAAGG GCTTCTTGGAGGAAAGGTTGAGTTGGAAATATTGAACAACACATCACATGTTCCCCAAATTGAGGATCCAAAACAATTCAATGCCATTGTCAAGAAATTCTTATGTTGA